AGTGAAGAGCATAGAGAATAATATGATGAAGATTAAAAGAATGGTAACATTAATAAAAATAGAAAATGTCAGAATTTAGATTTGAAGGTTTGAATATATGGAAGTTGAGCATAGAGATAGCCGATAACCTCTTTGATATTGCTGATATAGCAGAGGGTAGAAAGTATTACCGGTTTGCAGAGCAGCTTCGGGCTGCAACTATGAGTATATCAAATAATATTGCAGAAGGTTCAGGTTCATTTTCAGATAAAGATTTTGCAAATTATTTGGTTATTTCAAGAAAATCGGTTTTCGAATGTGCCAATATTCTTATTTTATTTCTCAGAAGAAAAATTATAACAAATGAAATTAAAGAAAAGGAGTACAATGATTTGCAATACTTGAGTAAAATGATAACCAATTTCAGAAAAAGCTTAATAAATAATAATAAGTAACTGATTTATAGTACAAATTGTTGTCTTTTTGAAATTTGTATGCTTAAATATATCTGCTCTTTGCCCTGAGCCCTATGCTCTGCGCTCTGAGCTCTTAACTTTGAACTTTTTATTAGTTAAAAATATAACAATATTAATCATTCCTTTTAACCTTTTAAACTTAGCTGAGATGATACGAACCAAAGAATTGATGAAAGTTTTCAGAACCGATGAGGTTGAAACGACAGCACTCAACCGGGTGAACCTGGAAGTAGAAGATGGTGAATTTGTAGGAATAATGGGCCCTTCGGGGTGTGGTAAGTCCACACTGCTGAATATATTGGGGCTGCTTGACAACCCTTCGGGTGGTGAGCTATATTTCATGAATCATGAAGTATCCAATTATTCTGAGAGAAAACGAACCAATCTGCGAAAAGCCAATATTGGCTTTGTTTTTCAGAGTTTTAACCTGATTGATGAACTGAATGTATTTGAAAATGTGGAGTTGCCATTGCTTTATCTGAAACGTCCTTCTTCTGAAAGAAGAAAACGGGTGGAGGAAGTGCTTGAAAGGATGAAGATGTCGCACCGGAAGAAGCATTTTCCTCAGCAATTGTCCGGAGGTCAGCAACAGAGGGTTGCTATATCCCGTGCCGTTGTAGCCAATCCCCGGTTGATTCTGGCAGACGAGCCCACCGGGAATCTTGATTCAGCCAACGGTGAGGAGGTCATGAACCTTTTGCAGGAACTTAACCGGGAAGGGACTACCATTATAATGGTTACACACTCTCCGTCGGATGCTGAAAA
The Bacteroidales bacterium DNA segment above includes these coding regions:
- a CDS encoding four helix bundle protein, encoding MSEFRFEGLNIWKLSIEIADNLFDIADIAEGRKYYRFAEQLRAATMSISNNIAEGSGSFSDKDFANYLVISRKSVFECANILILFLRRKIITNEIKEKEYNDLQYLSKMITNFRKSLINNNK
- a CDS encoding ABC transporter ATP-binding protein, which translates into the protein MIRTKELMKVFRTDEVETTALNRVNLEVEDGEFVGIMGPSGCGKSTLLNILGLLDNPSGGELYFMNHEVSNYSERKRTNLRKANIGFVFQSFNLIDELNVFENVELPLLYLKRPSSERRKRVEEVLERMKMSHRKKHFPQQLSGGQQQRVAISRAVVANPRLILADEPTGNLDSANGEEVMNLLQELNREGTTIIMVTHSPSDAEKAHRIVQLFDGYVVTENIKQVL